From a single Shewanella denitrificans OS217 genomic region:
- the adhE gene encoding bifunctional acetaldehyde-CoA/alcohol dehydrogenase gives MTVTNTQELDLLLERVAKAQAEYANFSQEQVDKIFRAAALAASDARISLAKMAATETGMGVMEDKVIKNHFASEYIYNKYKDEKTCGILAEDLTFGTITIAEPVGIICGIVPTTNPTSTAIFKALISLKTRNGIVFSPHPRAKASTTTAARIVLDAAVKAGAPADIIGWIDEPSVALSNQLMTHDKINLILATGGPGMVKAAYSSGKPAIGVGAGNTPIVIDETADIKRAVSSILMSKTFDNGVVCASEQAVIVVDSIYKQVKERFASHGGYLLSKAETKAMQGVILKNLGTTEMGLNAAIVGQSAVAIAAMAGFTVPNNTKVLIGEVTDISHEEAFAHEKLSPLLGMYRAKDFNDAMDKAEALVTLGGIGHTSGLYTDQDTQGERVKTFGFRMKTARILINTPASQGGIGDLYNFKLAPSLTLGCGSWGGNSISENVGPSHLINKKTVAKRAENMLWHKLPSSIYFRRGSLPIALEELSDKKRALIITDRFLFNNGYCNETLKILKAQGLETEVFYDVEADPTLAIVREGAKVAQSFQPDVIIALGGGSPMDAAKIIWVMYEHPEVDFADLALRFMDIRKRIYTFPKMGVKAKMVAIPTTSGTGSEVTPFAVVTDEVTGKKYPIADYQLTPNMAIIDPNLVMDMPKSLTAFGGIDAVTHALEAYVSVMANEYSDGQALQALDLLFKHLPDAYTLGANAPVAREKVHNGATIAGIAFANAFLGVCHSMAHKLGAEFHLPHGLANALLINNVIRFNATDMPTKQAAFSQYDRPKALCRYAAIADHLTLGGKTDAQKVEKLLEKIDELKETIGIPASIQAAGVKEADFIAKLDELAEEAFDDQCTGANPRYPLISELKQVLLDSFYGRQYQDSVQS, from the coding sequence ATGACAGTCACTAACACCCAGGAACTTGATCTATTGCTTGAGCGCGTTGCTAAGGCCCAAGCCGAGTACGCCAATTTCAGCCAAGAACAAGTGGATAAGATTTTTAGAGCCGCCGCCCTCGCTGCAAGCGACGCGCGCATTTCATTAGCCAAAATGGCCGCCACAGAAACCGGCATGGGCGTCATGGAAGACAAGGTGATTAAAAACCACTTTGCCTCAGAGTACATTTACAACAAGTATAAAGACGAGAAAACCTGCGGCATCTTAGCCGAGGACTTAACCTTCGGCACTATTACCATCGCAGAGCCTGTTGGCATCATTTGCGGTATTGTGCCCACCACAAACCCAACGTCAACGGCCATTTTTAAGGCGCTTATCAGCCTTAAAACCCGCAACGGCATAGTGTTTTCGCCCCACCCTCGCGCCAAAGCCTCCACCACCACGGCGGCGCGTATCGTGCTAGACGCTGCGGTGAAAGCCGGCGCGCCTGCCGATATTATCGGCTGGATTGACGAGCCCAGTGTCGCGCTTTCAAACCAGTTAATGACCCACGACAAGATTAACTTAATTCTTGCCACCGGCGGTCCTGGCATGGTGAAAGCGGCCTATTCTTCTGGTAAACCCGCCATAGGTGTGGGCGCAGGTAATACTCCCATAGTGATCGATGAAACCGCCGACATTAAGCGCGCTGTCAGCTCAATTTTAATGTCAAAAACCTTCGACAATGGGGTGGTGTGTGCCTCGGAGCAAGCGGTTATCGTGGTTGATAGCATCTACAAGCAAGTGAAAGAGCGTTTTGCAAGCCACGGTGGTTACTTGCTCTCTAAGGCTGAAACCAAGGCTATGCAAGGGGTTATCCTTAAAAACTTAGGCACCACAGAGATGGGGTTAAATGCCGCCATCGTAGGCCAAAGCGCTGTGGCTATTGCGGCAATGGCGGGCTTTACCGTGCCTAATAACACTAAGGTGTTGATAGGTGAAGTGACAGACATTAGCCATGAAGAAGCCTTTGCCCATGAAAAATTATCACCGCTATTGGGCATGTACCGCGCTAAAGATTTTAATGATGCTATGGATAAAGCCGAAGCCTTAGTGACCTTGGGCGGCATTGGCCATACATCAGGCTTATATACCGACCAAGACACCCAAGGCGAGCGGGTGAAAACCTTTGGCTTTAGAATGAAAACCGCCCGCATTCTAATTAACACCCCGGCGTCTCAAGGCGGCATCGGCGATTTATACAACTTCAAGCTGGCCCCATCACTCACCTTAGGCTGCGGTTCATGGGGTGGTAACTCGATTTCTGAAAACGTGGGACCTAGCCACTTAATCAATAAGAAAACTGTCGCTAAGAGGGCCGAAAACATGTTGTGGCACAAGCTTCCATCTTCTATCTACTTCCGCCGTGGCAGCTTACCCATTGCCCTTGAGGAACTCAGTGACAAGAAACGCGCCCTCATCATCACAGATAGATTCTTATTCAATAATGGCTACTGCAACGAAACCTTAAAAATTCTTAAGGCCCAAGGCTTAGAAACTGAAGTGTTTTATGATGTGGAAGCCGATCCCACCTTAGCTATCGTTAGAGAAGGCGCCAAAGTGGCCCAAAGCTTCCAACCCGATGTGATCATCGCCCTGGGCGGCGGCTCGCCTATGGACGCCGCCAAAATCATTTGGGTCATGTATGAGCACCCAGAAGTTGATTTTGCCGACTTAGCCCTGCGTTTTATGGACATACGTAAACGTATTTACACCTTCCCTAAAATGGGCGTAAAAGCCAAAATGGTTGCCATTCCAACCACTTCTGGCACGGGGTCTGAAGTGACGCCCTTTGCTGTGGTCACAGATGAAGTGACAGGTAAAAAATACCCCATCGCCGATTACCAATTAACCCCCAACATGGCTATTATTGATCCTAATTTGGTGATGGACATGCCAAAATCATTAACCGCGTTTGGTGGGATAGATGCTGTCACTCATGCCCTTGAAGCTTATGTCAGCGTGATGGCGAACGAGTACAGTGATGGTCAAGCACTGCAGGCCTTAGACTTATTATTTAAGCACTTGCCAGATGCATATACCTTAGGGGCAAACGCGCCCGTGGCCCGAGAGAAAGTGCACAATGGCGCCACCATAGCCGGTATCGCCTTTGCTAATGCTTTCTTGGGTGTGTGTCACTCAATGGCCCATAAGTTAGGCGCCGAGTTCCACCTACCCCATGGTTTGGCCAATGCGCTATTGATCAATAACGTGATCCGCTTTAACGCCACCGACATGCCAACCAAGCAAGCGGCGTTTAGCCAATACGACAGACCAAAAGCCCTGTGCCGCTACGCAGCCATTGCCGATCACTTAACATTAGGTGGGAAAACCGATGCGCAGAAAGTCGAGAAATTGCTCGAGAAAATCGATGAGCTCAAGGAGACGATTGGCATTCCTGCATCTATACAAGCAGCGGGCGTCAAAGAAGCCGACTTCATCGCCAAGCTAGATGAGCTGGCAGAAGAAGCCTTCGATGACCAATGTACCGGTGCCAACCCAAGGTACCCCTTGATAAGCGAGCTGAAGCAAGTGTTATTAGACAGCTTCTACGGCCGTCAATATCAAGATAGCGTGCAAAGCTAA
- a CDS encoding glycoside hydrolase family 97 protein → MAQAQTLQLSSPDSHIMVLLSDDNRQPHYQVSFHGETVIDSSRLGLVFKQLGELGQGFTLKSHKTSSHDSQWQQPWGERETIYDKHHALSAIFSNGALSFEVEFKAFDDGIGFRYRVPKQACLKGVAQLDITNELSEFSVLDAKHATAWWIPGRGWNRYEYLYNTTSLDKVDRAHTPFTFKTVKGTHISIHEAALIDYAAMVLNQGRDGKLKADLTPWSDGILVKTAPGFTTPWRTIQIADSATGLLNSDLILNLNEPNKLGDVSWVKPGKYVGIWWGMHLGENTWGSGPKHGATSSETQRYMDFAAEYGFDGVLVEGWNEGWDGSWYENGDVFSFTKAYEDFDLAKVTAYGAAKNVRLVGHHETSGSVTNYRNQMSAAYDLYKKHGVTQVKTGYVADGAQIKRVDEQGIVRHEWHDGQFMVNEYLHSVTEAAKRGISINTHEPIKDTGLRRTYPNWIAREGARGQEYNAWGTPPNNPEHTAILPFTRMLAGPMDFTPGIFNLAPEGLDAVNRVQTTLTKQLALYVVLYSPIQMAADLPRNYVQRLDAFQFIRDVPTDWRQSIALAGEVGDFVAIARQAKANDEWFIGALSDENSRELRLTLDFLDKDRTYQAQIYRDGPKAHWLTNPYDYVIETKTLTAKDSLTLTLAASGGVAIRLLPL, encoded by the coding sequence ATGGCGCAGGCGCAAACCTTGCAGTTAAGCTCCCCTGATTCTCATATTATGGTTTTGCTCTCTGATGATAATAGACAGCCTCACTATCAAGTGAGCTTCCATGGCGAAACCGTGATTGACTCAAGCCGATTGGGGTTAGTGTTCAAACAGTTAGGCGAACTGGGGCAAGGCTTTACCCTTAAAAGCCATAAAACCTCCAGCCATGATAGCCAATGGCAGCAGCCCTGGGGTGAGCGTGAAACCATTTATGATAAGCACCACGCCCTTAGCGCCATCTTTTCTAACGGTGCACTCAGCTTTGAGGTCGAGTTTAAAGCCTTTGATGATGGCATAGGGTTTCGCTATCGCGTGCCTAAGCAAGCGTGTCTTAAGGGAGTTGCACAGCTTGACATCACCAATGAACTCAGTGAATTTAGCGTGCTTGATGCCAAACACGCCACGGCTTGGTGGATCCCTGGGCGCGGCTGGAATCGCTATGAATACCTGTATAACACCACAAGCTTAGATAAGGTGGATCGCGCCCACACGCCGTTCACCTTCAAAACAGTCAAAGGTACTCACATCAGTATCCATGAAGCGGCGCTGATAGATTACGCGGCTATGGTGTTAAACCAAGGCCGAGACGGTAAATTAAAAGCCGACTTAACCCCATGGTCCGATGGCATTTTAGTGAAAACGGCACCTGGGTTCACTACCCCTTGGCGCACGATTCAAATTGCAGACAGTGCCACTGGGCTGCTGAATTCTGATCTTATCTTAAACCTCAACGAGCCCAACAAGCTTGGGGATGTGTCTTGGGTTAAACCGGGCAAATATGTCGGCATTTGGTGGGGTATGCATCTAGGCGAGAATACCTGGGGCAGCGGTCCCAAACACGGCGCCACCAGCAGTGAAACCCAGCGCTACATGGATTTTGCCGCTGAATACGGTTTCGATGGAGTGTTAGTCGAAGGCTGGAATGAAGGTTGGGATGGCAGCTGGTATGAAAATGGCGATGTATTTAGCTTCACCAAAGCCTATGAAGATTTTGATTTGGCAAAAGTTACCGCCTATGGCGCGGCTAAAAATGTACGCTTAGTGGGCCATCATGAAACCTCGGGCTCAGTAACCAACTATCGCAATCAAATGAGCGCCGCTTACGATTTATATAAAAAGCATGGCGTGACTCAGGTCAAAACCGGCTACGTGGCCGATGGCGCGCAAATCAAAAGAGTGGATGAGCAAGGCATAGTGCGTCACGAATGGCACGATGGCCAATTTATGGTTAACGAATACCTGCACAGTGTCACCGAGGCGGCTAAACGCGGCATCAGCATCAATACTCATGAACCTATTAAGGACACTGGCCTTCGCCGCACTTACCCCAACTGGATAGCCCGTGAAGGGGCCCGCGGTCAAGAATACAATGCGTGGGGCACGCCGCCCAATAATCCTGAGCACACGGCTATTCTGCCTTTTACACGCATGCTGGCAGGGCCAATGGACTTTACCCCAGGGATTTTCAATCTGGCGCCCGAAGGCTTAGATGCGGTGAATCGGGTACAGACCACCTTAACCAAGCAATTGGCCTTGTATGTGGTGCTCTATAGCCCTATTCAGATGGCGGCCGATCTGCCGCGCAATTACGTGCAGCGTTTGGATGCGTTTCAGTTTATTCGCGATGTGCCAACAGACTGGCGCCAGAGTATCGCCCTGGCGGGTGAAGTGGGTGACTTTGTCGCGATAGCCCGTCAAGCCAAAGCCAATGACGAATGGTTTATCGGTGCGCTCAGCGATGAAAATAGCCGTGAATTACGCCTTACGTTGGATTTCCTCGATAAAGACCGCACCTATCAAGCGCAAATATATCGCGATGGTCCTAAGGCCCATTGGTTAACCAATCCCTATGATTATGTAATTGAAACCAAAACCTTAACCGCGAAAGACAGCCTAACACTAACCCTTGCGGCCAGTGGCGGTGTCGCTATTCGCTTACTGCCCTTATAA
- a CDS encoding MFS transporter: MSTNNPTANTQPQLHFWQIFNMCFGFLGIQFGFALQNANVSRIFQTLGADMDAIPILWIAAPLTGLIVQPIIGYLSDNTWNRFGRRRPYFLIGAVLTTLALFIMPHSPTLWIAAGMLWIMDASINIAMEPFRAFVGDNLPKSQRTQGYAMQSFFIGIGAVVASALPYVLTEFFNVANTAPAGEIADSVRYAFYFGAVVLFMAVTWTVVSTKEYSPAELESFHQAEQAVNPSLDKVNPSQEGESFGRRSAAQYQFGALIFALIGGLFTAAVYLYQLDKQLYILSIGILAFAPMQYYCALALKKAFEASKNLATQGKTTLPTGMLFTVVDDMFAMPKAMRQLALVQFFAWFALFAMWIYTTAAVTSYHYGSSDVLSKQFNDGADWVGILFASYNGFAALAAICIPFLAKWVGVRLTHTVNMFLGGSGLISFYFISDPSLLWLPMIGVGFAWASILSVPYALLSGALPPQKMGVYMGIFNFFIVIPQLLAASILGLLLKTFFNGEPIYALVLGGVFMMLSGIAVLFVDQDNSH, encoded by the coding sequence ATGTCTACCAATAATCCAACTGCTAACACTCAGCCCCAGCTGCATTTCTGGCAAATTTTCAATATGTGCTTCGGCTTCTTGGGCATACAATTTGGTTTTGCACTGCAAAATGCCAACGTCAGCCGCATTTTTCAAACCTTGGGTGCGGATATGGATGCCATCCCAATTTTGTGGATCGCAGCGCCATTAACTGGCCTTATCGTTCAGCCCATCATAGGCTATTTAAGTGACAACACTTGGAACCGTTTCGGCCGCCGCAGACCCTATTTCTTGATCGGCGCCGTACTCACCACCCTCGCCCTGTTTATCATGCCTCATTCACCCACCTTGTGGATTGCCGCTGGCATGTTGTGGATCATGGACGCCTCAATCAATATCGCCATGGAGCCCTTTCGTGCCTTCGTAGGTGACAATTTACCTAAAAGCCAGCGCACTCAAGGCTATGCCATGCAAAGCTTTTTTATCGGCATTGGCGCAGTCGTCGCCTCGGCGCTGCCTTATGTCTTGACCGAATTCTTTAATGTGGCCAATACCGCCCCAGCCGGTGAAATAGCCGACTCTGTGCGCTATGCCTTCTATTTTGGTGCTGTGGTGCTGTTTATGGCTGTCACTTGGACTGTGGTTAGCACCAAAGAATATTCCCCCGCTGAGCTTGAATCCTTCCACCAAGCCGAACAGGCTGTTAACCCATCACTTGATAAGGTTAATCCTAGCCAAGAGGGTGAAAGCTTTGGCCGCAGAAGCGCGGCGCAATATCAATTTGGTGCGCTCATTTTCGCCTTAATTGGTGGGTTATTTACCGCCGCCGTTTATTTGTACCAGTTAGATAAGCAGTTGTATATTTTGAGCATTGGGATCTTGGCCTTTGCGCCAATGCAATATTACTGCGCCCTTGCCCTTAAAAAGGCTTTCGAGGCATCAAAGAACCTAGCGACTCAGGGAAAAACCACCTTGCCCACTGGCATGCTGTTTACGGTTGTCGATGACATGTTTGCCATGCCAAAGGCCATGAGGCAGCTGGCACTGGTGCAATTCTTTGCCTGGTTTGCGCTGTTTGCCATGTGGATCTACACCACAGCGGCCGTCACCTCTTATCATTACGGCAGCTCAGATGTGCTATCTAAGCAGTTTAACGATGGCGCCGATTGGGTTGGTATTTTATTCGCCTCTTACAATGGCTTTGCCGCCCTTGCTGCCATCTGCATCCCCTTCCTCGCTAAGTGGGTCGGCGTTAGGTTGACCCACACAGTCAATATGTTTTTAGGCGGCAGCGGGCTGATAAGTTTCTACTTTATTAGCGACCCAAGCCTGTTGTGGCTGCCCATGATAGGAGTCGGTTTTGCCTGGGCATCCATTTTATCTGTGCCTTATGCACTGCTGTCTGGCGCGCTGCCCCCCCAAAAGATGGGCGTTTATATGGGGATATTTAACTTCTTTATCGTTATTCCTCAGCTGCTTGCAGCCAGCATCTTGGGCCTGTTATTGAAAACCTTCTTCAATGGTGAGCCCATCTACGCCTTAGTGCTCGGCGGGGTATT